One window of the Gemmatimonadales bacterium genome contains the following:
- a CDS encoding dipeptidase: protein MSMMRRTERIVVAGASVLALQAADAVAQDPADLLSRARAIHERVLTLDTHVDINPANFTRERSYATRLPTQVNLPSMEEGGLDAVFLIVYVGQTQDFTPAGFAKATAAAMEKFDAIDRLVTQLAPDRIALARTADEVRRIYASGKKVALIGVENGYQLGTDLKNVERFAARGARYVSLAHNGHSHLSDSNTGERDGVWLHNGLSDLGRQMVAELNKWGVMIDVSHPSKQSMMQTVALSRAPIIASHSGVRALCDHSRNMDDEQLRALGRNGGVIQIVAFNGYVKCQQDSPERQKALAALRAEFGVQGNPNALPEPARTRFRERMADLNRRLPPPPRATVAEFVDHIDYAVKLIGLDHVGISSDFDGGGGVEGWNNASETLNVTVELVRRGYSEEQIAKLWSGNLLRVMEQVDGIGRKLRGVA, encoded by the coding sequence ATGAGCATGATGAGACGAACCGAACGAATCGTGGTAGCGGGTGCCAGCGTGCTGGCCCTCCAGGCGGCCGACGCCGTTGCCCAGGATCCGGCCGACCTGCTCTCCAGGGCACGAGCCATCCACGAGCGCGTCCTCACGCTGGATACGCATGTCGATATCAATCCGGCCAATTTTACCCGCGAGCGCAGCTACGCGACGCGGCTGCCGACCCAGGTCAACCTTCCCTCGATGGAAGAAGGAGGTCTCGACGCCGTCTTTCTGATTGTGTACGTCGGCCAGACCCAGGACTTCACCCCGGCGGGGTTTGCCAAAGCCACAGCCGCGGCCATGGAGAAGTTCGACGCGATCGACCGCCTCGTCACCCAGCTGGCGCCGGATCGGATTGCCTTGGCCCGCACTGCCGACGAGGTCCGTCGGATCTATGCGTCCGGCAAGAAGGTGGCCCTGATCGGGGTCGAGAACGGCTACCAGCTGGGCACTGATCTCAAGAACGTCGAGCGCTTCGCCGCGCGCGGTGCGCGCTACGTCTCGCTGGCGCACAACGGGCACAGCCACCTGTCCGATTCCAACACCGGCGAGCGTGACGGCGTCTGGTTGCACAACGGCCTCTCGGATCTCGGTCGCCAGATGGTTGCCGAACTCAACAAGTGGGGCGTCATGATCGACGTCTCGCATCCGTCCAAACAGTCGATGATGCAGACGGTCGCCCTGAGCCGCGCCCCGATCATCGCGTCGCACTCGGGCGTGCGGGCGCTCTGCGACCACAGCCGGAACATGGACGACGAACAGCTCCGTGCCCTGGGCCGCAACGGTGGCGTGATTCAGATCGTGGCCTTCAATGGCTACGTCAAGTGCCAGCAGGACTCTCCGGAACGACAGAAGGCACTTGCTGCGCTCCGAGCCGAGTTCGGCGTGCAGGGCAACCCGAACGCGCTGCCCGAACCCGCACGGACCCGGTTCCGCGAGCGGATGGCCGATCTCAACCGCCGGCTGCCTCCGCCCCCGCGGGCCACCGTGGCGGAGTTCGTCGACCACATCGACTACGCCGTCAAGCTGATCGGCCTCGATCACGTCGGCATCAGTTCCGATTTCGACGGTGGCGGCGGGGTCGAGGGATGGAACAACGCCAGCGAAACGCTCAATGTCACCGTTGAACTGGTACGGCGCGGCTACAGCGAAGAGCAGATCGCCAAGCTGTGGAGCGGCAACCTGCTGCGCGTGATGGAGCAGGTCGACGGAATCGGCCGGAAGCTGCGCGGCGTGGCGTGA
- a CDS encoding FAD-dependent oxidoreductase — MTPSSPLRVAVIGAGPAGFFLADKLLSQPDVPVAVDMFERLPVPYGLVRFGVAPDHEKIKLVTRAFDKVSARPGFRYYGNVEVGTTVTLGELQQHYHAVAFTTGAQSDRRMGIPGEDLAGSHAATELVAWYNGHPDYRDRQFDLSAERVAVIGVGNVAVDVARILCRSADELGRTDMADHAVDALRQSRIKEVLLLGRRGPVQAAFTTPEVKELGELEHADAVALPEEVTLDPLSAAQFAAIEDPSERRKIEVLNELATRSRTGKSRCLTLRFLVSPLELVDDGTGRVGAIRVGRNRLVERDGALVAEPTGEVEEIPVGLVFRSVGYRGKPIAGLPFDERRGTVPNAKGRVTDPATGQPLSGLYVAGWIKRGPSGVIGTNKPDAAETAEAILADARNDVLPVPVSASGAAIDGLLASRQSELITWKDWQRINEAETAAGKTAGRPRVKLTRVAELIKASRPAS, encoded by the coding sequence ATGACACCATCATCGCCTCTGCGGGTTGCCGTCATCGGCGCCGGCCCAGCCGGATTCTTTCTGGCCGACAAGCTGCTCTCGCAGCCGGACGTCCCAGTAGCCGTCGACATGTTCGAGCGGCTGCCGGTGCCATACGGGCTGGTCCGCTTCGGTGTTGCCCCCGACCACGAGAAGATCAAGCTGGTTACCCGGGCCTTTGACAAGGTTTCGGCACGACCTGGCTTTCGCTACTACGGCAACGTCGAGGTTGGCACGACGGTCACCCTCGGCGAACTCCAACAGCACTACCACGCCGTCGCCTTTACCACGGGCGCCCAGTCAGACCGTCGGATGGGCATTCCGGGCGAGGATCTGGCCGGCAGCCACGCAGCGACCGAGCTGGTAGCCTGGTACAATGGGCATCCTGACTATCGGGATCGCCAGTTCGACCTGAGCGCCGAGCGGGTCGCTGTGATCGGAGTCGGCAACGTCGCCGTCGACGTGGCCCGCATTCTCTGCCGCTCGGCCGACGAGTTGGGGCGGACCGACATGGCCGACCATGCGGTCGACGCGCTGCGGCAGAGCAGGATCAAGGAAGTCCTGCTGCTCGGTCGCCGCGGGCCGGTCCAGGCCGCCTTCACCACCCCGGAAGTCAAAGAACTCGGCGAGCTCGAACATGCCGACGCCGTTGCGCTTCCGGAAGAGGTGACCCTCGATCCGCTCAGTGCGGCCCAGTTTGCGGCAATCGAAGATCCAAGTGAGCGCCGCAAGATCGAGGTCCTGAACGAGCTGGCAACCCGAAGCCGGACCGGCAAAAGCCGTTGCCTGACGCTCCGCTTTCTGGTCTCGCCGCTCGAACTGGTCGACGACGGCACCGGTCGAGTCGGGGCGATTCGGGTCGGCAGGAACCGTCTCGTCGAGCGCGACGGAGCCCTGGTCGCGGAACCAACGGGTGAGGTGGAGGAAATCCCGGTCGGGCTGGTGTTCCGCTCGGTCGGCTACCGGGGCAAGCCGATCGCTGGCCTGCCCTTCGATGAACGCCGGGGCACGGTTCCGAACGCCAAGGGTCGGGTCACGGACCCCGCGACGGGACAGCCGCTGAGCGGCCTTTACGTCGCCGGCTGGATCAAGCGCGGGCCCAGCGGCGTGATCGGCACCAACAAGCCGGACGCGGCCGAAACCGCCGAGGCTATCCTCGCGGACGCCCGAAACGACGTGCTTCCGGTGCCTGTCTCCGCGTCGGGCGCCGCGATCGACGGGCTGCTGGCATCACGCCAGAGCGAGTTGATCACCTGGAAGGACTGGCAGCGGATCAACGAGGCAGAAACTGCGGCAGGCAAGACGGCCGGCCGGCCGCGAGTCAAGCTCACCCGGGTGGCCGAGTTGATCAAAGCGAGCCGCCCGGCGTCGTGA
- a CDS encoding 1-acyl-sn-glycerol-3-phosphate acyltransferase, which produces MTVERGYVNRQLPASIGRRGGALTRLVGRLILRALGWRVEGNLPDRTKLVAVVAPHSSNWDFLVGIGLVFAWNLRVRYIGKKELFRFPLGPLMYWLGGIAVDRKAPAGLIDQVVDEFDRSPQILLGITPEGTRTPGARWKAGFYWIARRSGAAILPVYLDWGRKVIGIWPAFDPTESPQEDLAYLVAKYALIPRRDGTFLDPDRALPDLG; this is translated from the coding sequence GTGACGGTCGAGCGCGGCTACGTCAATCGGCAGCTGCCGGCATCGATTGGACGCCGCGGCGGCGCCCTGACACGCTTGGTGGGAAGACTGATCCTCCGCGCGCTCGGCTGGAGGGTCGAAGGCAATCTCCCCGACCGCACCAAGCTCGTAGCCGTAGTCGCCCCCCACTCATCCAACTGGGACTTCCTGGTTGGCATCGGGCTCGTCTTTGCCTGGAACCTTCGGGTGCGCTACATCGGCAAGAAGGAGCTGTTTCGGTTTCCTCTGGGCCCGCTGATGTACTGGCTCGGCGGTATCGCGGTGGACCGGAAAGCCCCGGCCGGTCTGATCGATCAGGTCGTCGACGAGTTCGACCGGAGCCCGCAGATCCTCCTGGGAATCACGCCGGAAGGCACCCGGACACCGGGCGCTCGGTGGAAGGCCGGATTCTACTGGATCGCCCGGCGCTCCGGGGCCGCCATCCTGCCCGTCTACCTCGACTGGGGCCGCAAAGTGATCGGCATCTGGCCTGCCTTCGACCCGACCGAATCCCCCCAGGAAGACCTGGCCTATCTCGTTGCGAAATATGCACTTATCCCTCGACGAGATGGTACATTCCTCGACCCCGACCGCGCCCTGCCAGACCTTGGCTGA
- a CDS encoding AAA family ATPase, with product MSSDAVSPPPVVAGVPAALTRFVGRSRELDDLESLLSAHRMLTLTGAGGSGKTRLAREVVSCSRLGWERIVWIDLAPLTEPALIAPQLANGFGLVETAGQSPIDLIRRVVGNQRVLLVLDNCEHLVDAVALLVENLLSTIASLSILATSREALGVQGETAWLVPPLGDVEAALLFVERARSVSPGFAMTEATRPAVETICRRLDGIPLAIELAAARVRVITPDQIAERLSDALHLLNVGSRTALPRQRTLRGTLDWSFALLNDFERCLLERLAVFPSTFSLESAEAVVSADQVAAEAVLDGISALVDKSLIALDLNGTETRYRLLETVRQYGEERLRATGGWEAARHRHATHFLASAEAAAPHVFGGASDPTCMARLTADTPNYRALAEWAAERGDRCEYALRLGWALHWFWFARGSFEEGRKQLSGALAGADEVAVEWRARASLALAHIGIWQGWRSGITPLMAQAAEGLETTGSRFDLAYALVAWGAGFIIEGIPTEAGPRLDRAEAMLASQPPHVIHSLLHFWRGLAAQHLGDLAGARAAFIEAGNNGRVIDHKSAIAYPMAMLGSIDLAERKPHDAMQHYGDSLSIHEAIDDRWGMVRGLEGVGIAAGMLGNGPDAAVLLGAAEQLRDRYAIPHATGEVADYQAAVAHLHTSLGDATAEFWQQGHSLELRDAVRLARRVAKLSGDSETPHLAVAGATGSDPEAAPDLVIQTLGTFRAVVRGREVAPSAWGSARPRELLAFLALHPAGVSREQVGAAIWPEASAAQVRNNFHVTMHRLRKALGESDWIAVDQDRYRLDPALSVAFDANELESGVASLSSELDDGNAARLAEVLSRYHGEFLAREPAGPWRHGVAQRLQRLYVDGQLALVGRYHLRGKVEAAIEAARRIIAQDPLNEDAWRWLIRCRADQGHADQALATYRQFADLLQHELGAAPDNATSALAERISAAIQQTTTAR from the coding sequence ATGTCATCCGACGCGGTCTCGCCTCCTCCCGTCGTCGCCGGTGTCCCGGCGGCCCTGACCCGGTTTGTCGGGCGGAGTCGTGAACTGGATGACCTCGAAAGCCTCCTGTCGGCACATCGCATGCTGACCCTGACGGGTGCCGGTGGAAGCGGCAAGACGCGACTTGCCCGCGAGGTCGTGTCCTGCAGCCGTCTGGGGTGGGAACGAATCGTCTGGATCGACTTGGCCCCCCTGACCGAGCCTGCCCTGATAGCTCCGCAACTTGCCAACGGCTTTGGGCTGGTCGAAACGGCAGGCCAGTCTCCCATTGACCTGATCCGCCGGGTGGTCGGCAACCAGCGCGTACTCCTCGTCCTGGACAACTGTGAGCACTTGGTCGACGCCGTTGCGCTGCTGGTCGAAAACCTGCTCAGCACCATTGCCTCACTCAGCATTCTGGCCACCAGCCGCGAGGCACTTGGCGTCCAGGGCGAAACCGCCTGGCTGGTTCCCCCTCTGGGCGACGTCGAGGCAGCACTGCTGTTCGTGGAGCGGGCCCGGAGCGTCTCGCCCGGGTTTGCGATGACCGAAGCCACCCGTCCCGCCGTCGAAACCATCTGCCGACGCCTCGACGGGATTCCCTTGGCAATCGAGCTCGCGGCCGCCCGGGTGCGTGTCATCACGCCCGACCAGATTGCCGAACGACTGTCGGACGCGCTGCACCTGCTCAACGTCGGGAGTCGAACGGCCCTGCCAAGACAGCGCACCTTACGAGGCACCCTGGACTGGAGTTTTGCGCTGCTCAACGACTTCGAGCGCTGCCTGCTCGAGCGCCTCGCCGTGTTCCCGAGCACCTTTTCACTGGAGTCGGCCGAGGCGGTGGTCTCAGCCGACCAGGTCGCTGCGGAAGCGGTGTTGGACGGCATCTCGGCCCTGGTCGACAAATCGCTGATCGCGCTCGACCTGAACGGTACCGAGACTCGGTACCGCCTGCTGGAAACGGTTCGCCAGTACGGAGAGGAGCGACTGCGGGCGACCGGCGGATGGGAAGCGGCCCGCCACCGCCACGCCACCCACTTCCTGGCCAGCGCGGAAGCCGCGGCACCACATGTATTCGGCGGCGCGTCTGACCCGACCTGCATGGCGCGCCTGACGGCCGACACCCCAAATTATCGGGCCCTTGCCGAGTGGGCCGCCGAGCGCGGTGATCGCTGCGAATATGCACTTCGACTCGGCTGGGCCCTGCATTGGTTCTGGTTTGCCCGCGGATCGTTCGAGGAGGGGCGAAAGCAGCTGAGCGGCGCGTTGGCGGGAGCGGATGAGGTTGCAGTCGAATGGCGTGCCCGGGCCTCCCTTGCCCTGGCGCATATCGGCATCTGGCAGGGCTGGCGAAGCGGCATCACGCCGCTGATGGCTCAGGCCGCCGAGGGCCTGGAGACGACCGGCAGCCGCTTCGACCTGGCCTATGCTCTTGTCGCATGGGGCGCGGGGTTCATCATCGAGGGCATCCCGACGGAGGCAGGGCCGCGCCTCGACCGAGCCGAGGCCATGCTGGCATCGCAGCCGCCACATGTGATTCATTCCCTGCTGCATTTCTGGCGTGGGCTTGCTGCGCAACACCTCGGCGACCTGGCCGGCGCTCGCGCAGCCTTCATCGAGGCCGGCAACAACGGCCGGGTCATCGATCACAAGTCGGCGATTGCCTACCCCATGGCCATGCTCGGCAGCATCGACCTTGCCGAACGCAAGCCGCACGACGCGATGCAACACTACGGCGACAGCCTGTCCATCCACGAGGCCATCGACGACCGCTGGGGCATGGTCCGAGGCCTCGAAGGAGTCGGCATCGCGGCGGGCATGCTCGGCAACGGTCCCGATGCCGCCGTGCTCCTTGGTGCAGCGGAACAGCTGCGGGACCGGTATGCCATTCCCCACGCAACCGGGGAAGTGGCCGACTACCAGGCTGCGGTAGCGCATTTGCATACCTCGCTCGGCGATGCCACCGCGGAGTTCTGGCAGCAGGGGCACAGTTTGGAACTCAGGGACGCGGTGCGACTCGCCCGCCGTGTCGCGAAGCTATCTGGCGACAGCGAGACGCCCCACCTCGCCGTTGCCGGCGCCACCGGCTCTGATCCGGAGGCCGCTCCCGATCTGGTGATCCAAACGCTGGGCACGTTTCGCGCAGTCGTTCGCGGCCGCGAGGTCGCGCCGTCGGCGTGGGGATCGGCCCGGCCGCGCGAACTGCTGGCATTCCTCGCGCTGCACCCGGCCGGCGTCTCGCGAGAACAGGTTGGTGCTGCCATCTGGCCCGAGGCATCGGCGGCCCAGGTTCGCAACAATTTCCATGTGACGATGCATCGGCTCCGCAAGGCGCTCGGTGAGAGCGACTGGATTGCGGTCGATCAGGACCGCTACCGCCTCGACCCGGCGCTCAGCGTGGCTTTCGACGCCAACGAGCTGGAATCCGGGGTCGCCAGCCTTTCATCCGAGCTCGACGACGGCAACGCCGCCCGCTTGGCCGAGGTGCTGAGCCGCTATCACGGTGAATTCCTCGCCAGAGAACCCGCCGGACCCTGGCGCCACGGGGTGGCTCAGCGGCTTCAGCGTCTCTATGTCGACGGGCAACTGGCACTGGTCGGCCGGTACCATCTGCGCGGGAAGGTGGAGGCTGCCATCGAGGCGGCGCGGCGGATCATTGCTCAGGATCCGCTCAATGAGGACGCCTGGCGGTGGCTGATCCGCTGCCGGGCCGATCAGGGCCATGCGGACCAGGCACTAGCGACCTACCGCCAGTTTGCTGACCTGCTGCAGCACGAGCTCGGCGCCGCACCGGACAACGCCACCAGCGCCCTTGCCGAGCGGATCAGCGCAGCAATCCAGCAGACCACCACCGCGCGCTGA
- a CDS encoding sulfite exporter TauE/SafE family protein: MSVGAFLQATLGFGMALVAAPLLVLINPSLIPGPMLFTSAVLTLLMTRREWHAVRGRDLGWSLGGRVIGIGIALAVMDRMSTNGMDLLFGAIVLGAVLMSAGGISLPLTRGTLWHAGMLSGLMGTVTSIGGPPIALVYQNERGPEVRGTLSAYFLVGTVLSLAGLAWIGRFGLPELRAGLSLCPGVILGYLASRNALGLVDRRGLRPAILGLAAASALVVILRRIL; this comes from the coding sequence ATGTCCGTCGGGGCTTTCTTGCAGGCCACACTGGGCTTCGGGATGGCTTTGGTCGCCGCCCCGCTGCTGGTTCTCATCAACCCCTCGCTGATTCCCGGCCCGATGCTCTTTACCTCGGCCGTGCTCACCCTGCTGATGACCCGGAGAGAGTGGCACGCGGTTCGGGGCCGCGACCTGGGCTGGTCGCTCGGTGGCCGGGTCATCGGCATCGGCATCGCGCTCGCCGTAATGGATCGGATGTCCACCAACGGCATGGACCTGCTGTTCGGCGCCATCGTGCTCGGCGCTGTGCTCATGTCGGCCGGCGGAATCTCGCTCCCGCTGACGCGCGGCACGCTCTGGCACGCCGGCATGCTGTCAGGCCTGATGGGTACCGTGACTTCGATTGGCGGGCCGCCGATTGCCCTGGTCTACCAGAACGAACGCGGGCCGGAAGTTCGAGGCACCCTCTCGGCCTACTTCCTCGTCGGCACTGTCCTGTCCCTGGCCGGGCTGGCCTGGATCGGCCGTTTCGGGCTGCCCGAACTCCGCGCCGGCCTGAGCCTCTGCCCCGGCGTTATCCTTGGCTATCTGGCGTCCCGAAACGCCTTGGGGTTGGTCGACCGACGCGGCCTCCGCCCTGCCATTCTCGGGCTGGCCGCCGCCTCTGCCCTGGTGGTGATCCTGCGGCGAATCCTGTAG
- a CDS encoding HDOD domain-containing protein, producing the protein MTTFPTRLEGLFTSGKQLPTLPSLVLEVQRALANEMSGLRDIGSIIERDPALTARVLRVANSAAFSRGEPITTVRTAIGQLGIANVRALCLTVGIVRAFGQNAGGLDHTRYWEHSAAVGLVAERLAGLSRRYGSVEGGEAYTAGLLHDVGLLIEDQFFSSDFAQVQAAADADMVPRYQVEVELLGMDHGAIGGRMLERWSLPSVVQWSVISHHRLDAAPADAAALAAVVWGAEALCTAAGLELAQEGHAEVSPAEVFDRLDLDPDSRETFLAEVGAIGVRARQFTA; encoded by the coding sequence GTGACCACATTTCCGACGCGCCTCGAGGGGCTCTTTACCAGCGGGAAGCAGCTGCCGACCTTACCGAGTCTGGTGCTCGAGGTTCAGCGCGCCCTGGCCAATGAGATGTCCGGGCTTCGCGACATCGGGTCGATCATCGAGCGCGATCCGGCCCTGACGGCCCGGGTGCTTCGGGTGGCCAACTCGGCCGCGTTTTCGCGGGGTGAACCGATCACGACGGTACGGACGGCGATCGGGCAGCTGGGCATCGCCAACGTGCGTGCCTTGTGCCTTACCGTGGGGATCGTGCGTGCGTTCGGACAGAATGCCGGGGGGCTCGATCACACCCGCTACTGGGAACATTCGGCAGCGGTTGGGCTGGTCGCGGAGCGGCTTGCCGGGCTGAGTCGTCGTTACGGATCCGTCGAAGGGGGCGAGGCGTATACGGCGGGCCTGCTCCATGATGTCGGGCTCCTGATCGAAGACCAGTTTTTCAGCAGCGACTTCGCACAGGTGCAGGCGGCCGCTGATGCGGATATGGTGCCCAGGTACCAGGTTGAGGTTGAACTGCTCGGGATGGATCACGGCGCCATTGGCGGTCGGATGCTCGAGCGATGGTCGCTGCCCTCGGTCGTACAATGGTCCGTGATCAGTCACCACCGTCTTGATGCTGCCCCTGCGGATGCAGCGGCGCTGGCTGCGGTCGTCTGGGGCGCTGAAGCGCTCTGCACCGCGGCCGGGCTCGAGTTGGCTCAGGAAGGGCATGCCGAAGTATCTCCGGCTGAGGTGTTCGATCGACTGGACCTCGATCCAGACTCTCGCGAAACATTCCTGGCGGAAGTCGGTGCTATCGGAGTCCGCGCGCGGCAGTTTACTGCCTAG
- a CDS encoding beta-lactamase family protein — protein MTCLLRWFGPVVVGTTLIAGRPSPVSAQQPHRFDPERLARIDRAMADLVDRGAMAGAVTLILHDGVAVHRGAYGWADKPAGRRLEHDALFRIASQTKAITAVGVMLLVEEGRLTLADPVSRYLPSFARTTVAVATDTGRAIVPARRPITIRDLLTHTSGISYGTDPLVAPLYQAQGLGPAAGFGWYTADKDEPICDTMDRLGALPFVRQPGEAYVYGYGNDIAGCLIERVAGLPLDRFFAARIFAPLGMNDTYFFVPTDKAARLAAVHRDSAGSIVLAPEGARGQGHYVQGPRRSFAGGAGLVSTAPDYGRFLQMLLNGGALDGVRLLAPSTVRLLTANSVGTMHSGDGYGYSLAFQTTERTGAGAAPQSVGSYGWGGAYQSSYLVDPAEGVIAILLTQHLPNLAVDVRGIFRNLVYQALVPAP, from the coding sequence GTGACCTGCTTGCTGCGCTGGTTCGGGCCGGTCGTCGTCGGCACCACCCTGATTGCCGGTCGGCCATCTCCGGTTAGTGCGCAACAACCGCACCGATTCGACCCCGAGCGACTGGCGCGGATCGACCGAGCAATGGCTGACCTGGTCGATCGCGGCGCCATGGCAGGCGCCGTTACCCTGATCCTGCATGACGGCGTCGCGGTCCATCGCGGCGCGTACGGCTGGGCCGACAAGCCGGCCGGGCGCCGCCTGGAGCACGACGCCCTCTTCCGGATTGCGTCGCAGACCAAGGCAATCACCGCCGTCGGGGTGATGCTCCTGGTCGAGGAGGGGCGGCTGACCCTGGCCGACCCGGTGTCACGCTACCTGCCCAGCTTTGCCCGGACCACGGTCGCGGTCGCGACGGACACCGGACGCGCCATCGTTCCCGCCCGACGCCCGATCACCATTCGCGACTTGCTGACCCATACCTCGGGCATTTCCTACGGCACCGATCCGCTGGTCGCTCCGCTCTACCAGGCCCAGGGGCTCGGACCCGCAGCCGGATTCGGGTGGTACACCGCCGACAAGGACGAGCCGATCTGCGATACCATGGATCGGCTCGGCGCGCTGCCCTTTGTCCGCCAGCCAGGCGAGGCCTACGTCTACGGCTACGGCAACGACATTGCCGGGTGCCTCATCGAGCGAGTTGCCGGTCTGCCGCTCGACCGCTTCTTTGCGGCCCGCATCTTTGCACCGCTCGGCATGAACGACACCTATTTCTTCGTCCCGACCGACAAAGCTGCGCGGCTGGCAGCAGTGCATCGCGACAGCGCCGGGTCGATCGTCCTGGCGCCCGAAGGTGCTCGCGGCCAGGGACACTACGTCCAGGGCCCGCGCCGGAGCTTTGCCGGAGGCGCCGGCCTGGTGTCCACCGCCCCGGACTATGGCCGCTTCCTCCAGATGCTGCTGAACGGCGGGGCACTCGACGGCGTGCGCCTGCTGGCGCCATCGACGGTTCGCCTGCTGACCGCCAACTCGGTCGGCACGATGCACTCCGGTGACGGCTACGGCTACAGCCTGGCATTTCAGACGACCGAGCGCACCGGCGCCGGTGCCGCACCGCAATCGGTCGGCAGCTACGGATGGGGTGGGGCCTACCAGAGCAGTTATCTCGTCGACCCCGCCGAAGGAGTCATCGCCATCCTCCTGACCCAGCACCTGCCCAATCTTGCCGTCGACGTCCGCGGCATCTTTCGCAACCTGGTTTATCAGGCCCTCGTACCGGCGCCCTGA
- a CDS encoding divalent metal cation transporter, translated as MRSAVVGGAFLMATSAIGPGFLTQTAVFTRDLGASFGFAILVSVVFDLAAQLLIWRVLIGAGEPAPRVADRVWPGLGSLLSGLVALGGLAFNIGNVAGAGLGLHALTGIDIRLGAALSAGVALAVFLVRDAGRVMDAIVKVLGLVMVVLALSVAVRANPPVGEALFRTVLPERIHPLAVLTIVGGTVGGYITFAGAHRLLEAGVAGPDNVRLATQGALLGISIATVMRVILFLGALGVVAAGHVIDPANPPASVFRIAAGDLGYRIFGLVMWAAALTSVIGSAYTSVTFLGRWSTRRTLLTAVFILTGTVIFLLVGQPVTILVAVGAVNGLILPLALGTVLVALGRSPYRDLVPQPGWLIAAAAGVAVAMAALGGYTVFTQLPRLLGWSS; from the coding sequence GTGCGTTCTGCCGTCGTCGGCGGGGCCTTTCTGATGGCGACCTCCGCCATCGGGCCCGGATTTCTGACCCAGACGGCCGTCTTCACACGCGATCTCGGCGCGAGCTTTGGTTTTGCCATCCTGGTGTCTGTCGTCTTCGACCTGGCGGCCCAGCTGCTCATCTGGCGGGTACTGATCGGGGCAGGCGAGCCGGCGCCACGGGTGGCCGACCGGGTCTGGCCGGGGCTCGGGTCGCTGCTGAGCGGCCTGGTGGCTCTGGGCGGGCTGGCGTTCAACATCGGGAACGTTGCCGGGGCAGGGTTGGGCCTGCATGCCCTGACCGGGATCGATATTCGGCTTGGCGCGGCTCTGAGTGCGGGCGTTGCCCTGGCCGTCTTTTTGGTTCGGGATGCCGGCCGGGTCATGGATGCCATCGTCAAAGTGCTCGGTCTCGTGATGGTGGTGCTGGCGCTCTCCGTGGCGGTGCGCGCCAATCCGCCGGTGGGTGAAGCGCTCTTCCGGACCGTGCTGCCAGAACGGATCCATCCGCTCGCCGTGCTTACCATCGTGGGCGGAACGGTTGGGGGATATATCACCTTTGCAGGTGCGCACCGACTTCTCGAAGCGGGCGTCGCCGGGCCGGACAACGTGCGCCTGGCAACGCAAGGCGCGTTGCTTGGCATCAGCATCGCGACCGTCATGCGGGTCATCTTGTTTCTGGGTGCGCTTGGTGTGGTCGCGGCCGGGCATGTGATCGATCCGGCCAATCCACCAGCCTCGGTGTTTCGGATTGCGGCGGGTGACCTTGGTTACCGGATCTTCGGGCTGGTGATGTGGGCGGCGGCGCTGACATCCGTGATCGGATCGGCGTACACGTCGGTAACATTTCTGGGGCGCTGGAGCACCCGGCGGACGCTACTGACCGCGGTGTTCATTCTGACCGGGACCGTGATCTTCCTGCTGGTTGGGCAGCCGGTCACGATTCTGGTGGCGGTTGGTGCGGTGAACGGACTGATACTGCCGCTGGCGCTGGGTACGGTTCTCGTGGCGCTGGGGCGTTCACCATATCGGGATCTGGTACCTCAGCCGGGTTGGCTCATCGCCGCGGCAGCTGGTGTTGCCGTGGCGATGGCCGCGCTGGGTGGATACACCGTCTTTACCCAGCTACCACGACTGCTCGGGTGGTCGTCCTAG